The nucleotide sequence AATTGGTTCGCGCCGGGTTGATTTTTTGGTAGAGGACATGGTGCTGGTAGAGTTGAAAGCGTTGGCAGAAATCACCACCACGCATCACGCCCAAATCATCAACTACCTCAACGCCTATCAACTCGAAATTGGCCTCCTTATAAACTTTGGCGAACCCAGCCTACGATTCAAACGCTTCATCAAAGGCCGCTCCAACCCCAATTTTTAGATATAAACAAGAGAAAAATCAGTCAGAACAGAGTCGGCCACCCGAACGAAATCGTTCAAGAACAGAATCGTCACCGAAATCCGACCAATCCGACTAATCCACAAAATCCGCGATTCACACCTTGATGATGACGCCCTTCTTATACATCAGCCACAGCACGCCCAGCCAGATCAGCACGCACACCAGCGCACCGGCCAACGAGGCGTTGACGGGGCTGAAGTAGGGCGTGAAAAACGTGTTGTAGAGCCAGGCGCGCAGCGTCACGTCGCCGACTTTGAGCAGGTTGAGGGTTTTGGAGACGATGGCCGAGAGGAAGAACACGGTAATGGCATTCACGCCGTAAGCCAGGGCCGGCTTGGTCCACCAGCCGCGGTAGTTTTGCACGTCCGTCAGCCAGTAGAGTGCCGCCAGGGCCATCATGGCTAGGCCACCGGTGTAGAGCACGTAGGAGCTAGTCCAGAGGCTTTTGTTGATGGGAAACCAGCCGTTCCAGACGAGGCCCAGCAGCACGGCCGCGCCGCCCGCCACAAACAGCCACGCCACGCGGGTGGCCGGCTCCACTTCCTTGCGCCGCAGCCACTGCGCCGTCAGCATACCCAGCAAACCGGTGCCGATGGCGGGCAGCGTACCGAGCAGGCCTTCGGGGTCCCAGGTGCGGCTGCTTTTCCAGAGGTGATTTTCGGTGAACACCACGCGGTCCAGCCAGGCGCCGAGGTTGGTGCCAGCCTCCAGGTTGGCGGGGCCGTAGCCGGGCACCGGCACCACCTGCAGCAGCACGTTGTAGAGCACCAGCACGAAAGCCAGCAGCCCGAACTGCTGCCGCCGCGTGGTTTTCAGAAACAGCACCCCGCACACCAAAAACACCCACGAAATGCGCGCCAGCACGCCTGGAATCCGCACCGTCTCAAACTCAAACTTCGGGTACAAGGCCCCCAACAGCCCCAGCCCGAACAGAATAGCCGACCGTTTCAGGATGCGCACCATTGTGCGGCCATGGGTTTCGGGCTGCTGCCGCGCGCCGTCAAGCGCGTACACGATGCTGACGCCCACGATGAACAGGAAAAACGGGAAAATCAGGTCGGTGGGCGTGCAGCCGTGCCAGTGCGCGTGCTCCAGCGGCGCGTAGATGTGGCCCCAGTCACCGGGGTTGTTCACCAGAATCATGGCCGCCACGGTGAGGCCGCGGAATACGTCGAGCGAAATCAGGCGGGCCGGCTGGGAAGCCTCGGCCAGCGGCACAGTGCCGGTGGTTTCTACGGCAGCCTGGGTGGTGGTTTGCATGGCGGGATGGGCGGCGAAAGTCAGAGAAACGAGAATACCCAAAGCTAGGAAATGCGGCCACGCCACGAACATTTTTTCGGGCTTTTGGCTGGCGCGAAACGCAAACGGCTGGCCTCCGCCTAAAGCAGAAGCCAGCCGTTTTATCGTACTCGCCTCGGTCGGCTTAAATAGCCGGGTCAGCAGGCGTGTTGGTGTTGTTTTCGCGCTCGGTGCGCGGATACGGGAAGAAGTTGCGGTTGCGCTCAGCCCCGGTAGTGCCCGGACCGGGGCGGCCGAAGCGGCGGCTGTCATCCAGCCGGAAGCCTTGGAAGGCCAGCTCCACCTGCCGGTTGCGGTAAATATCGAGCAGGATGGCATCCTGGGTGAGGGCGCCGCTGTACGCCGCCAGCCCGGCGCCGGGAGGAGCCGTGGGGAAGCTGGTGCTGCCTACAGTGAGCGTAGTGGCCGCCGCCGTGCTGGTGCGCACCCGGTTCAGCTCGGTTACGGCGTTGGATAGGTCGTTTTTGCGGGCGTAGGCCTCGGCCCGGATCAGCAGCATCTCGCTGGGTACGTACACCGGCACCGGCGCGG is from Hymenobacter yonginensis and encodes:
- a CDS encoding GxxExxY protein, whose amino-acid sequence is MLLDSRYNGITEKVIGAAMAVHRGLGPGFQEVIYQRALAFELRELSVGFVWEIEIPIFYKKQEIGSRRVDFLVEDMVLVELKALAEITTTHHAQIINYLNAYQLEIGLLINFGEPSLRFKRFIKGRSNPNF
- a CDS encoding acyltransferase family protein: MQTTTQAAVETTGTVPLAEASQPARLISLDVFRGLTVAAMILVNNPGDWGHIYAPLEHAHWHGCTPTDLIFPFFLFIVGVSIVYALDGARQQPETHGRTMVRILKRSAILFGLGLLGALYPKFEFETVRIPGVLARISWVFLVCGVLFLKTTRRQQFGLLAFVLVLYNVLLQVVPVPGYGPANLEAGTNLGAWLDRVVFTENHLWKSSRTWDPEGLLGTLPAIGTGLLGMLTAQWLRRKEVEPATRVAWLFVAGGAAVLLGLVWNGWFPINKSLWTSSYVLYTGGLAMMALAALYWLTDVQNYRGWWTKPALAYGVNAITVFFLSAIVSKTLNLLKVGDVTLRAWLYNTFFTPYFSPVNASLAGALVCVLIWLGVLWLMYKKGVIIKV